The window CAGCCGCTTGAGCGGATCGAGTCGCATCGTCGGCGTATTCAAGTACCAGTGGCCGAGCAACATCGCTGTTGTGACGAGGCCAGAAACCGCGCCGCTGGTGATCACTTGCAAGGTGCGCACGGCAGGAGACATGCTGGCCGAATTACTCAAAAAGGCCGGCGCCAAACAAGTGACGAGCGCTGCCGCAGCAACAATGAGCAACGAGGCTTTTCCCGCCGTGCTCGCTTCATACATCCAGATCACCGCGCCAACGTAGCTCACCACGGCAGCGACGATGGCTGCCGAAATTTGCCAGGTCGCGACACTATTACCACTCGGTCCACCACTAAGCGACCAGAGCGCGAGGGCGGCGAAAGTTTGCACGCCCATCAGCACCCAGAGGTGCACGCGAAAGAAACCGCTCGTTACCCACCGCGCAGGAAGCGAAGCCATCGACGCCGCGACGCCGAACGTCAAATGACAAAGAAACTCAACCAGCGTCTGCCAGATCACGACGTTGCCTTTACTTACCGCCGCGAACCGTAAATCAGCTGCATCACTTCCGCCCGGCTCGAGACATTCGACCGGAACAAGCCCTTCATCGCCGAGGTGACGCACGAACTGCCGGGCTTCTTCACGCCGCGAATCGTCATGCAGCTGTGCGAAGCTTCGACGACCACGGCCACGCCTTTGGCGCCGAGTTCTTCGACGAGCAAATTGGCGACCTCTTCGGTCAGCCGTTCCTGCACTTGCGGCCGCCGCGCAACCATTTCGACCACGCGGGCCAGCTTGCTCAAACCGAGCACCTTGCCGTTCGGCACGTAGGCCAGGTGAGCCACACCGGTAAACGGCAGCAGGTGATGTTCGCACATGCTGCAAAAGCTGATGTCCTTCACCAGCACGACTTCGTCGTATTGCTCGGTAAAGACCTTCTGCAAATGGACACGCGGATCCTGATGCAGGCCGGCAAACATCTCGGCGTACATCCGTGAGACGCGGGCCGGGGTTTCGAGCAGTCCTTCACGATCGGGGTCTTCGCCGACCGCAGCAAGAATCTCACGCACGGCCCGTTCGATCCGCGGCAAGTCCATCGGATGCGGCGGCGCAGCCGTGACTGCGGCCCCCTTCAATTGGGCCAGGTCCGCGCTCTTGATGCACGGGTCATCGCTCGCTTCAAAATCCGGAACAGACATCCGCATTCCCCTCAGCCATATCCCCAAGAAATGGGCAATCCTGCATCCTAATTTCGCAGGGCGGAAAGGGGAAGGAGGACCAACCATTCGCCAAGTAGCTGAATTTGCCAGAATTCAGACCGGGCAGTTGAAGGTCACCATCTGAATTCTGGCGAATTCAGCTACATCATTCACGCGGTTTCAATCTCCGCGTACACAATCTCTTCGCCATACAGGCTCTTCGCCGTGGCGATCACCTGGCCGCCGGGGGCGAGGATGGTCGAGAAGCCGTAGCCTTTCCATTTGTTCTTCGGCTTTTGGTCGACGCTCCAGTTGGCGCCGATCACGTAGTGGTTGAAGGGCTTCACGCGCTCGGGCAAGCGGTGCCAGAACCAATCGGCGGGATGCTCTTCATCGACCCAAGCGATCGGATAGAGGAGCGCCCAGATTTTGTGCTTTTGATACTTCTCCAGGATCTCGTGAATGTCGTAACAAATCGCCAGGCCGACTCGGCCATACTCGGTGTCGAACGTTTGCACGCCCCGATCGCCGTCGGTGGCCCACGATTGCTCGGGATGAGGCCAGGGAGTGAGCTTGCGATAATGGGCGACGATCTCCCCTTTCGGCGAGGCCAGACAAACGGTGTTGTAGAGCTTCGGATTGTCGGGGTTGTCGTCAGCCGTTCCCTTCGGCAGTTTCTCGAGAAACGGAATGGTGAGATAAATGCCCAGCCGTTTGGCGAGCGCGGCAAAATGCTCGGTCGCCGGACCGGGAACGGTCTGCGCGAACGGCCGAGGATCTTTGCTGCCGAATTCCTTTTCGATCGGCCAACCGGGAATGTGCCAGTTGGTCTTGAGGTCTTGCGAGAGATAGCCCGTGATCGCGGTCTCGGGGAGCACGACAAATTTCGCTCCCTCGGCAGCTGCCTTCTCGACCAACTTTGTCAGCCGCCGCGTGTTTCCTTCGATGTCGCCCAGATCGCTCGGGCATTGCACCGCGGCGACCTTCACCGTCTTTTTCTTTGGCTCGGAGGCAGGTTTCGTTTCGGCTTGCGCGCCGTTGGCGACCGCCAAGCTGCCGGCCACCACGCTCGTCAAGAAAACACGTCGTTCGTTCATCGCCCTGCTCCACTTGCCCCGTTCGTTTCAAACTAGCTGGACGTGTGGGAACAAGCAATGACGATGTGTATCAACTCGGTAACGGATGGTCAGGTAGCCCGACGCGTGAGCGAGGGTTTGGGCGAGTGGACTCGAGGTTTGCCCTCGTGCGACAGCACAACCGGAAGCGGAGTTGATGCGGATTTCGACAGCGCTTCTTTTGGTGCTATCGCACGTTGGTGGTAACCACGTCGACTTGCCCAAACCCTCGCTCACGCGTCGGGCTTCCTAATTCCTATTTGAACGGGTTCCAGGGCGCGCTCGATCCCGCGAAGATGCGCGAGTATGCCGGCAAGCGGTTTTTTACGCTCGTGAAATTCGTCGCTTGGGCGGTCTTGAATAGCGATGGCATGAGTCGATAGCCGTCCGGCATGCGGCCGAAGCCTTGGTGGTCTTTACGGAGCGGACGCCCAACCAGGCTGGAGTACATGTTGCTGACCGTGACCGTGAGAAAGTCGGAGTCGTCCCACTGCAAACCGTCGGCGGGGTTGTCTTTGTAGCCGCCGAAGTTGTTTTCGAGGACGTGAATCAGTTCGTGCAGCAGCACTTCGTCGGCGCGATCTCCCGCGCCGGCCCCGTTCCATTGCTGCGGCGTGAAGGTAACGGCAGAGTTGGCGTTCTGCTCGGACGATATGAACGGCGTGATGGTGATGTCGCGCACAATGCCGCCGAGCACGGCAGCGCCGAGCGGATTGGCTTTGATCTTGGCGAGGTTGGCTTCGACGGCATCGAGCCAGGCGCTTTCCTTGACTGGCGGATGGCGCTGCTCAGCGCCATGCGGATCGAGAATGAAATTCGGCTTGTGCTTGCTGCGCGGCAGTTTGCCAGCCGCTCGCTCGGTGGCGTGCTTGTCTCCTTTTACGAACTTGACCGGCAGCCACGAAGTAAACTGCCCGCCGCTCGGCAGGAACGCGGCGATCTTGTCGCCGGCTTTCAAGCCGCGGAGATAAAAAGACCGGACCTGGTTTTGATTGCGAAACTCGGCGGCGACAAAGCTGAAATTATTTTCGGCCGCGACCGTGCTGTCGTCCGGCATGCCCCACACACCAATCGCACACGTGCCGTTGGCCGCAGGGAGGACTAATTCCGAAATGCCGGCGTCGCCGGGATTTTTGGGCGCAGGAATGTGCACGAAGTGGGCCATGAGAGCAACTCCGAAAAGAGTGAGGCGGAAGAATAGAGCGTTTGCGGTCGAGCCGTTCCCTGTGAGACACGCAGACGAATAACTAGGCGGGTGACGAGCGAATTTGTTACCGCGTGTCACGCTCTTTTTCTTTCTCTAATCAATGGCTGGCGTCGGCCTTTTCTCTCCCCTCGCCCCGTTTCGGGGAGAGGGGTCGGGGGTGAGGGGATAATGCGCGAGTTTGACTCAATTTTCTGGCGAACTGGTCGGCAATCCATAGTGCGTGCTCATTAGCACACTCTCGCTTC is drawn from Anatilimnocola floriformis and contains these coding sequences:
- a CDS encoding carbon-nitrogen hydrolase family protein, translated to MNERRVFLTSVVAGSLAVANGAQAETKPASEPKKKTVKVAAVQCPSDLGDIEGNTRRLTKLVEKAAAEGAKFVVLPETAITGYLSQDLKTNWHIPGWPIEKEFGSKDPRPFAQTVPGPATEHFAALAKRLGIYLTIPFLEKLPKGTADDNPDNPKLYNTVCLASPKGEIVAHYRKLTPWPHPEQSWATDGDRGVQTFDTEYGRVGLAICYDIHEILEKYQKHKIWALLYPIAWVDEEHPADWFWHRLPERVKPFNHYVIGANWSVDQKPKNKWKGYGFSTILAPGGQVIATAKSLYGEEIVYAEIETA
- the folE gene encoding GTP cyclohydrolase I FolE, whose amino-acid sequence is MDLPRIERAVREILAAVGEDPDREGLLETPARVSRMYAEMFAGLHQDPRVHLQKVFTEQYDEVVLVKDISFCSMCEHHLLPFTGVAHLAYVPNGKVLGLSKLARVVEMVARRPQVQERLTEEVANLLVEELGAKGVAVVVEASHSCMTIRGVKKPGSSCVTSAMKGLFRSNVSSRAEVMQLIYGSRR